The region AGGGTTCCTGCCATTCGAAGGTGTAAGTAATTTGCAGGCATAAGGTGGTGCTTCTTTTAATTCAGCCAATTCCACTTCGAATTCCTCAAGACCATAAGGGTCATAAGAGATTTCAGACTCTTCGTCTTCGAATTCGACATAAGCAACCCTCTCTTTCTTATAATTCTTATTCGCTCTGTCCTTTTCAGATTTTAAGCGTTCGACCTGTCGAACCCTGTATGCTAATTGGGCCATATCTCTTAGATGATGGGTATCTAACTTTTTCCTGATAGAATAGTCTAAACCTccagcggccatttcgaccaactcgtGTTCAGGCACTATTGTAAAGCATCTAGATTTCAACAAAAGGAACCTATTCAGATAATCATCTATAGGTTCGGTGAATTTTCTTTTGATACTGGCTAATTCCTTAAGACTTATCTTAGTTTggcccatgtagaattgttcatgaaaCAATCTTTCCAACTGAGGCCAAGCATCTATGGAATTTGGTGGCAAAGTTGTAAACCATGTGAAGGCGTTCTTTGTTAAAGAACTGGGGAAATATTTCATCCTTAGGTTCTCACTGTTTGCCAAATCCCCTGCCTCTATCATGCATCTGGCTATGTGTTCTATAGTGGAttcactagtgtcccctgagaatttggtgaacttagggatTTTACAACCCCTTGGTAATTCTGTTTGGAGGATATATTCTGATAAAGGAGAGGAATAATTTGGCCGTCGAAGTCCTGTATTCAGGCCATTCTGATCCATGATTCTCTCTATCATACTAGTTAAATCATTTTCCATCATGTTTTCCCGCCTGACCCTATGAATTACTTCGTCTGCATCCTGGTCTCTATTGACCATTATCACTCTCCTAGGTTGTTCTTCAGGGACTTTCCGTCGAATTGGCTGTTGTTCCAATCTTGCCCCTATGACCCTTTCGTCAGGCGCTTGCCTTGGTGGTCGAACCTGATCTGTAGTTGGTTCTTCTCCCTGGATTATAACCTGGTTTGGCCTGCGTTGAACAGAAGACTGTGGAGCGCCTAGGAAATCTGCTATGCGTCCCATATGCGCTGACAGTTGTTGGTATGTTTGGGCATTGTCAGTGTTAGTCCTATTCACATTCTGTATCAGGGGAGAAAAACTGGTATTCATTTCTCTGGCCAGaactcctaccatatcatggttactggcatccatttgttgtctaaagGCTGCCTGGTTATTCGTTGTAAGGGTAGGTAATAGGGTggggactccttgtgattgggTATTTCGACCTACTGTTCGCTGTTGATTTTGGtgaacaacctctggttttccaaaactcgtcgaattgggttacttgcaggatcaaccatacaaatcctaggacatgtgcaaatttaaataactttgTAAATCTCTAGGAAAACCTTTGTGCCTTTTATTTGGTTTACTAAGTCTTTCATGTACGAAAGATATTTCACTAAAAGTGCTTAAGTAAAAGTAAACTTAACAAGACTAAGATAAATGGCGAAAAATAAATGGCGAAgaataaattgcataaagtaaatgcaaaggataaatgactggtaaatgtaaaggaaaattggtaaagaaatttgaaatttataagataaaactttaaagaaatggtgtttgttcacacgtacattttctagataagactcttttctctcacacgggtactttgagtattttgcaggaattttgtacaagttttTAACACACTAcattctgataacaactatcctatttatatacaaacaaaataactgtcactaacgaataaatcctaaaactatgacacttGACTCTCTGCATAACTTCCTTTCGCCAggtgcttccacgcgtcttctgcaAAACGTCataactcttttgaatttgaatttccgCTTTACGTCAAAACGACACGTCTCCTCAGacttgtcgaattgtcgaaatacGATAACATCATCCATACTTGTCAAAGACGTCTTTTCATCTGCAGACCTCTTCTCTTGTTGAATTGTCGAACCACCAATctgtcgaagtgtcgaacaaGCATCTCCATTTGTCGAAAACACTATTCTGATGTTGATTTCATGGCGTCAAAATtacatgtatacaaattgccccccagcaaagatgTTTCGACTATTCTGGAGAAACAATCATTTGTTGTCAACCAATATTTCGGTTCCATGTCATTTAATTCCACTATTTCCCAACTTTTATAATCTCAAGTTCCCAGATagattcatcattacactttTTCCAGAAAACGTCAGGTCTAGCCCACGTTTAGACCTTACCTCCATCATTTCCTACACCTAACATCATGGCCTTTTTCAACTTCCACATCTTCATCATCACCGTTGTGATTCAGCCACGTGTCCCACGATTATCATCAAAAACTCAAACGTTTTATCACCTTCCCTTATAAATATTCACAACCTATTTTCTCTGAAACTTTTTTTTATGCTTCAAACTTTCTTCTTCATACCCATTTTCATACTTTCAACTTTCCTGAAGAAAAAAAATCTTTGTTCTTCTCAACAATGGCTCCTCCAAAATCTTCCAGTAGCAAACACTCTAAGAAGACTCAAGATTCAACTCTTCATCCTGCGCACGAGTTGAATGGACCAATGGTTATTGGAAACCAACAATACGTTCCTGAACCTCCCAATGAGAGAGAGAAGGAATGTATCTACAAATCCCAGGTATTAATTCCTGTTCTTGTTTCTGGAATTTGTCACGCTATGTTAGGTCCATTTCCCAATCTAGATATTAAACCAGATCGTCTGAAAGAATTTTTTCCCACCTATTTCCATACCAAACCCATAGGTGCTGGAGTGAAACCTCAACCTCAAGAGAAAACTGTAGAACAAAATGACCCACAAAGTTCGACTGATGATGGAGAGTTGAATTTAACTTATTTGAATTATACTAGGATCTTTAGAACTTGTCCATGGTCGAAAGACCCTTCAGACTATTTATCCTGGCTAGATAAGGTTGAAAAGATTAAAGGAGATTTTTGGAAGGAAATAGGTATTTTCGACCTCATTCAATTGTCGAAAGAAGGACCCAACATTTGCCCCAATATGCTTTTAGCTTTCCTCTATTTTTGGGACAGTACCTACAACACTtttcaccttccttgtgggatggtCACACCCACTCTCTTCGACGCAGCAACCATCGTTGGCCTTCACCCCAATGGGATAGATTTCGACCCCACCAACCTAAATGAAGATTCTATAGCTTTCGACACTAGCTTTGCTCCATACTCTTTATTCATGTCTCATTATCATGACAAGGATACCACAAAAGTCTCGGATGTCGAACATATAGCCTTTTTGACTTTATGGCTATCAAAATATGTGTTTTGCTCCCGTTCCCTCCAAGTTTCCAAAAGATTCATCACTATGGCCAATCAGCTTCACACAGGAACCAAACTATGCTTAAGTGAAATGATTTTGGCGAATCTTTATGAATCCTTGAGTGAGAGTGTAAATCTTTTGAAAACCATCAAAGACCAAGGTAAAATCAATTTGTCAGGACCTTTCTGGCTTTTAcaattatggctcaatgccacctttgAAGCTTCTCTTCCTGTAAAACACGAAGTGAACGAAGAAAAAGTGAAGGACAGGACTGTCGAATGGCCTAGGTTGGTGCAACTAACGCCAGACAAGCTTTCAACGGTTATGTCATGATGTTTGCCAAAAGGTATCATTTCACTTCGACCATGGCACCCTTTGCTAGTAGAAAAATTGGACCTAaatggtttacccaacaactgccctTGGAAATGCAAAAGGATGAGAATATATTTTTGGATGTTTGGGAATCATTTTTAACCCCCAGGCTCCTTTTTTCCCATCATAACGTAACCAAAACCCAAATAGCTTTGATAGTCTACCAACCCAATCTCGTTGCTAGACAGTTTGGCTTGATCCAAATAAAACCTCGACCCATCTTCCCAAAGAAAGGATCTATCATTTTTTACAACTCCCTTCATAATGAAGATGAGAGCAAAGAGCTGTCGAAGAAGTTGACTGATGATTCTCTTGATATTCGACCAGTGATCTTTCGACCATCTTTTCTCTGTACTCCTGAGTTTAATGAGtggtggaaggattattattcTACCAGATTTTTTGACGTAACAGCCTTCACCACACATTTAACAAATGCTTTTGCTTTcgtgcaggatcggaccaaaaaaggtattcaaagacacattaaagaaatacaaaaaattcaaaaatattttgaaaccgtgtatagacctgatgatcttagtcgaaccatacgCGAAGCAGCAGTAGAATTAAAACATAAATTGacggagaagtttgaaaaattgTCATTGCCTTCACATGTTCGACCAGAAGCGCGCTATGACTTGGCTTTCAGCTGTCATCCACCAAAATTTCCTCCTTTACCAACTGCTGAGTTTGGCGTGGCATTAagccctccatttccagattggttcgtttgtggggactatatgaaaattcttcgtcaacattacaaaaaacctgctgagcgtgtggttccgactaagtatcatctggacGATTACcaaggacaccttcatattggaatagaacacgttcaCGTGGAAAgtcccattcttgaaggtgttaACAGGAAACACGATTTTTATTTTGTCATTCTAACTGTATTATCATGTATTTCTTATATTTGTTTCTAATTTtcctttctttccttagccgtaAAGATTCCTACCAAGAAAGCTTCCGTCGAAGCGTCACCAAGTGCTGCTAAGGAAccttcgacaaaggtacaaacctcactcttttcattttcttttcctTTTAAGAAATTAACCGGCTTTGGTctgcatgactaggtaagtcgaaaacccccaccagtccaaaaaagaaagaaagaagaggagaaagaagaggaGAGAGTTCCCAATGAAGAATCTGGTGATGAATCTCCAGAGCCAAACCCCCCCtcctcagaagaagaagaaaatcaagagggtctcttcccaaagatccATTGTTAAGTCAGCTAAAAAAGATTCTTCAAGTACTCCAACTGCCAAACTTCAGTCGAAGGATACAGAGAGTGGGAAATCTAGTTTTAATACTGAGATTCCTGAGGTAAATCCTTATTTCGACTATCTATGTTCATCTTCATTGCATTTCTTTCTTCTAACTTAGAATTATCTTCAGAAACAATTGGCTGTCGAAGGAAACCCTGAGAAAATTCTGGAAGAGACAGTCCAAGAAGAAGATGTCCCTGTATacatgcgttttcgacgccatggGATTTGATGTACAAAATGTTTCTTCCGACAAATAACAACATGGGATAAACGTTTGGCTAATaagtatggttcgacacttcgacaagATGGAGGtttcgacatttcgacaagatatCCGCAGCTGGGAAGACACCTTTGACAGACATGGAGAACATTATATCGACAATTCGACAAAAAGGCCTGAAGGAAGATGTCATTTCGACTTAAAGTACAAATTCAAATTTAAAAGAGTcgtgacgtttggcagaagacgcgtggaagcatctggcgaaaggaagaaGGCCATGTGTCATAGATTTAGGATTTggtcgttagtaacagttatgttatttgtatataaatagggtagttgttatcagaaaaaAGGGTGTGAACAATTACTTGTACAGAATTtctgaaaacactcaaagtacccgtgtgagagaaaagagtcatatttggaaaatgtatgtgtaaacaaacaccaatttcTTTCAAAGTTATATTTCATAGAAAACAAAGTTCTTTATATTTTCCCTTTACGCTTTCCAGTCTGTTACCTTTCTACGCTTTActttcgacactttacatttcgtcagtttattttctgccattttacCTTATTTTGTCAAATTTACATCTCTTTAGACGCTTTAATCAACATTTcttcgacgtaaaacacttagagaacaaaAATGAAATATATGAAAGTGGTTctagacatcttcaagaccatctagatctgcaaatgtcctaggatttgtgtggttgatcctgcaagtaacccaattctacaagttttggtaaaccagaggttgttcgccaaaattcacagcgaacaaattggcacgcccagtgggacagtgcagaAATCTAGAAATTTAGATAATCACTAATCAAAGTTTGTTCTTCGTTGTATGAGATtgagaagcggtaaattagccgtatccgaagtagaaatacctaaaagaacaagagtaagaaaaatggcgaaccagccaaataatccaaacgaagccatcccagtatccaaccctgCCCTTTCGACAAAAGGCAATATAGGAtcggtccctgtgtcagaggctgtaCCTTCGTCAACAGGGTCGATGCCAGCGGTTTCGGTATCGCAAaacgcgcctagttcgtccttcagggcacaacaaatgcccgTTGGGACACCCCCTCCTGTGGGGAACACTTCTAGGCCCTTTTTAACAAATTTCACCTTGCTtccgcctggtagggaacaaccctttggaatgccaacttcggtgaTGGCAAATTTACACAATTCCCCGTTAATATATTCGGATTCAATGGCCAACGtgtcttcacccttacaagggtcaggatatggtggAAACATGAATAGATtgaatcaacaaccactttatgtgccgccgataacaaataattcggcgcaagtaattagacaacagatggacgagagtaatcatgatatggtccaaatgttgacacaacaaatgggagcggtgtttaaccccctaatacaaaacaccacccaaacaaaccaattaTTGGCGGCGCagatgacgcgcattgctgatttctttggagtccctcaaactcgacacagagaacaagtgatTTATAACCCAGTGGTAACGGTTcaggaagagcctacgataaaccagATACCGTTGGGTAATCCTCAAACgaacgtcagaaaccaagaggatgtagtcgaacagcctcgtgtcgaaatccctattccacaagagcctagaaggatagtaatccagagaggccaggacgcggatgctgtattgcaacaacggatacggtgtaataatccgcctgtcgaaaacaatttggcagccatggtcgaaacgataatggcacaaaatgggatgaatatgggtttacaaaggcctagttacgcatccccactatcggaatatattctgcaagaagaactgccaccaaggtggaaagtccctaagttcacaaagttctcaggggacactagtgagtccactaTAGAACATGTGACACGTTATCTGATCGAGGCATGGGAAATAGCCCataatgaaaatttgaaaataaaatatttccctagttccttaacaaaaaacgcgtttacttggtttacatctttgcctgcaaactcagtatacacgtggacccagttagaaaggctgttccatgaacaattctacatgggacaaacaaaaataagtctgaaagaattagccagtgttaagagaaaacactccgaaccaatagatgattatttaaataggttcagattgctaaaggctagatgtttcaccccagtgccagaacatgagttggtcgaaatggccgcagggggactagattattctataaggaagaaactagatacccaatatctgagggatatggcacaattagcagatagagtgagacaggtcgaaaggttaagggacgaaaaattcagggcaaataagaataaaaaagagagggtagcctacgtaggggttcgccaagatgatgagtacgacgaaaacgaaccaagtaacttcgacgaacaagagattgacctagcagaactaaagcaaggcccaccttattcgtgcaaagtactaactccgtcgaacggaaacccagtcaAAACCAACGACaagttccccaaaaggacttatacgttcgacatcaccaaatgtgacgaaatcttcgatctgttggttaaagatggtcaattaataaaaccgccaggcgctaaagaaccgcctatggaacaacagaaaaagagaggtttttgtaaataccataattttctgggccataagacgtctcgttgtttccttttcagggatctcgttcaaaatgccatccgcgacggaaggctgaagtttggtgacaAACCGAGACAACAGATGAAGATCGATTCGAATCCTATGCAGgcagtcgaagcccactacgctgaaccatccgTCGTGAACATGGTAGAGGccgaagttgctcctgatggcaatttggaaatggtggaagcccctggaagtttcgacgcaaatgtcaacatggtcgagattgctgatgatctcgcaagccagaaaagaatagaaactactgaaggtttcgacaagaaggacggtgacaatgctgtcgagaatgtggagtttcgacaagaggagaattgggaccgcttgggacagccaagtgggaaatatgattatcttgtgaagtacaatgcgccggcaagctctcagatcgacatcaacacaatccgaccaagcggttggggagatgcTTCTTCAGACAACAATGAAGAAACAGTCGACGAAATTGAGCATTCCCCTAATACGAAAGAGAGGGTTACTGAAGACCTCGTGATTGAAAACAAGGCTGCTGAAGGCCTTGATTCTAACAAAACGAAGAAAGGTGATATCGCCAACTGCGTCAACACTATGGGGCCTTTCAGTaaagaagtcacaaaaatcaaagcggaagccgctaacggtccttcgaagcccgtgatcagtgggattctgcgtaggacaatggaagaccccagaagaaattggaacaaatgctgttgcaaacatggtcccaggaccatatcttggtgctgctgcccagagaaagagttcgaccaaacaccaaaaggcgtcgaaggcgaagaagagagactcattagaaagatgaacgaattaagcatcgccgacaaacgaaatgttggggtaaatatggtgGAAATATCTCAGAAGGACCAGGCCGAAGAGGGCGAAGATCGTCGTCGGAAAgagtaccaaaggctggcgtatcctagagaggaggaaaacttaatggaattcatcaagaggtgccaaaggatgaaaaccgaagtgatgttgtgcccacgctgcagtgcagtcttcgacaggaaggcagcaaccaacctggaagcggtggataagaccaagaggaaagagaattggggaacagtgagatatgacccaatgagaagtgatcaccaccagtggaggcacggagagagacgccagaacacctataaaccatctgacaaagcaacggacgacaaatgggttcaacccattagagacGCCCAAGGGCAGAAGAAATGGGAAAAGTTTGAGGTTCAAAGAGGCGCGTCGATGGagggcaagaaggaaatggaaaaacacaagccaagaccatacccctcagagaattacaaaggcaaaaaccccatgtccagatcccaatggaggaggttccagaggcagaagagggcagaaataGAGATGGCGAAAAAGAACATGAATGGACCAGACGAAGCAGAATCTAGCAACAATCGTCAGACAAGGAGCAGAAAAGAGACTCCCCTCCAGATCAATCCTAGTAGAGTTGTCGAATCAGTGGCGTCGAAGGcgaagatgcaggaagatgatGAAGTAACTGACAGTTTCAACTCTGACTCAGAATCATCCTTCAACGTGATCTGCAACGTAGTCTCCgttctccctagagactatgatagagtcatggaggtcgaagatgaagaagacgagatggaagaggaaacgatggcacacaagcccgtctgttactacgtgatgaataacgggtgcgtcgaagagcagaacgctttcttcgaaagaccagacgactccatgaaagcgcatttgaaaccTTTGTTTATAAAAGGGAGGGTGGAAAATGTCGGtgtgaataagatactggtggatgggggagcggcagtgaatttgatgccccactACATGCTGAAGAGGATTGGAAAAGACGATTCAGACGCGAAACcccacaacatggtgctgtcgaattaCGAAGGGAAAGTAGGAACAACTATGGGCGTCATCCAAGTAAACTTAactgttggaaccataacaaggccaacCATGTTCATAGTCATCACTTCAAAGGCCAACTACAACCTACTgcttggaagggagtggattcatggTGTAGGAGCCGTACCCTCTTCGATGCATCAGCgaatagccatatggaggccagacgggatcgtcgaaaacattgaggcagatcaaagctacttcatgacagaaataaacaatatcaacagccaaagcttcgacaaaaacctggctcacatacctccATGCAGTCCAGCCGAATTCGATTTAAAGGCGACAGACAATGCCTACTACTCCATGTACCTCCATCCTACGcatggtttccagtgggataaagaagtgattggcgaaacctatatgtggggaactactcacatagcgccaacaggatggggaagcgaatttgacgatgacgagtgaaCAGTCAGCGCTCGAGaagattacggcttacatagccgaaaacaaactcaaagaggccctCGAGGCTGAAGTGAAAtatatggctgtcgaagccaaccaagaaaactccaacaaacaatgtccccAAGAAGACGTGGCGGAAGATCACGATAACAACCAAATGGGCggatggcaacaccaaaagcttgacgccatttatgacGACGAACCTCTAGGATTCGAAAAAGATCCGGTGTCaactaacgagaagatggtggcgcaggatccattagaagaaataaacttaggagtggAGGCAGAACATAGACCAACATACATAAGCAcaaaaatggacccccagttcaaggtcgaaatagtccagttgttgaaagagttcaaagactgcttcgcatgggattatgacgaaatgcctggtcttgacagaagtctggtcgaaatgcagttgccaataatggaaggaaagaaaccagtaaagcagactccgagacgcttcgcaccagaaatcctgtcgaaaataaaagaagaggtcgaaagacttctgagatgcaagttcatccgcacaaccaggtatgtcgaatggattgcaaatattgttccagtaattaagaaaaatggcaaacttagggtatgcattgattttcgagacttaaactcggctaccccaaaggatgaatatcctatgccagtggcagaaatgctcatagattctgcagccggccatgagtacttaagtatgttagacggatactctggctataaccaaatttttatcgctgaagaagatgttcctaaaacggctttccgttgtcctggagcaataggaacgtacgaatgggtagtaatgccttttggtttaaagaacgctggagcgacttaccaacgtgccatgaattccatctttcatgactttatcgaaactttcatgcaagtgtatattgacgacattgtgattaagtctgtttcagggaaaagtcatatagatcatcttcgacaatcctttgaaaggatgaggaagtttggtttgaaaatgaacccacttaaatgtgcttttggtgtgtaggcgggtgatttcttaggctttgtggtccataagaaggggatagaaagaaacgaaaataaagccaaggccataatggaagcgaaaacgccatcaaccaaaaaggggttgcagtctctgctagggaaaatcaactttctcagaagattcatctccaacctcagtgggaagacacaagctttctctcctctacttcgactaaagaaggaagacttcgcatgggggcaagaacagcaagcggctttcgacaaaatcaaggagtacctggctagtcccccaatcctgatgtctccttgcagaaaaagaaatatgagattgtacatttcggcgtcagacaaaacattaggaagtatgttgtgtcaagaagacgagaatggcgtcgaaagagccatctattatctcagtagagtcctaaatgatgtcgaaactagatatagcattatagaaaagctatgcctatgtgtatatttctcttgtatgaaattgaagcattatataaaacctgtcgatgtatatatttcttcccatttcgacgtaataaagtatatgttatctaaatctattttacatagtcgaattggaaagtgGGCTTTAGCGTTAATagaatactccttgaaatatctgcctttaaaagcggtgaaaggacaagtggtcgctgatttcatagcCGACCATTCTATAAACGAAGATGTGGAGTACGTCGAATTAGAACCTTGGAAATTGTATTTtgacggttccagtcataaaaaaGGAACGGGAGTggggatgttgattatttctcctgacagaattccaacaaaattcaagtacaaagttgaaagtctgtgttcaaacaatgaagcagaatatgaagctttgatcgctggacttgaaatcttgttgaaattgggggcaacgagagtcgaaataatgggtgattcCGAACTGGT is a window of Lathyrus oleraceus cultivar Zhongwan6 chromosome 6, CAAS_Psat_ZW6_1.0, whole genome shotgun sequence DNA encoding:
- the LOC127094003 gene encoding uncharacterized protein LOC127094003, which codes for MGRIADFLGAPQSSVQRRPNQVIIQGEEPTTDQVRPPRQAPDERVIGARLEQQPIRRKVPEEQPRRVIMVNRDQDADEVIHRVRRENMMENDLTSMIERIMDQNGLNTGLRRPNYSSPLSEYILQTELPRGCKIPKFTKFSGDTSESTIEHIARCMIEAGDLANSENLRMKYFPSSLTKNAFTWFTTLPPNSIDAWPQLERLFHEQFYMGQTKISLKELASIKRKFTEPIDDYLNRFLLLKSRCFTIVPEHELVEMAAGGLDYSIRKKLDTHHLRDMAQLAYRVRQVERLKSEKDRANKNYKKERVAYVEFEDEESEISYDPYGLEEFEVELAELKEAPPYACKLLTPSNGRNPIETEKNDRFPKKTYTFDITKCDEIFDLLVKDGQMIVPHNTKIPPLEQRKKRGFCKYHNFLGHKTSQCFLFRDLIQNAIRDGRFKFADKGKNQMKVDVDPLNIADTNYVEPVEINMINVGEVKAVKATGTEGHALDGK